Below is a window of Kiritimatiellia bacterium DNA.
CCGGTCTGGGCCCGCGCGGCCGCGCACAGGCAGAAACAGATTATTGCCGAAGCGAAGCGCTGATATGCGCAAAGGCGAAACACCGGCGGACAAGTTTTTAATAACTTTGCCATATTTTCATCCCCCGACCGGATGCCGCCCGATGCATTGGTTGAGCGGGATGACCGGCCGGGATCAAGCAAATTACGGCGGGCCGGCCCGGATAATCGGCTTATATTTTCATAATATCCAGCGCCGAGGATACAACCCGGCGTACGGTGAAGCCGTCCAGCCTTTCCGCGCCGCCCTTTTCGCGGCTATCGGCCGCGTCGGTGGTGGCGCATTCCAGCTTGATTTCAACTGGCGTTTTGATTTTATACGGCTTGATTTTCCCGATTTTGCCGAGCGAGCATTTGGCCGCGGCGCGGATCAATTCGCGCGCTTTTTTGGGGGCCAGGCAGATGGCCGAGGTGCGCGAGCGTCCCTCTTTCACCGCGGCCGTCTCAATATCGCCCAGCAGGGCTTTTGCTTCCAGGGTGGCGGCCAGATCGCCGGTAACGCAAATGACCGGCGCGTTGAAGTGCCCGGCAATAACGGACATCTGCCCGATTTCGCCCATTTCAATACCGTTGAGAAAATAGCGGTGCCAAACAGCAGAAGACTGGGTATGATCCATAACCGCGCCCCTGGTGCCGGACATGGCATGAAAGCCGACCAGCATTACGGCGTCGGTGCTTTCATCCAGGCCGTCCAGCGCCTTTATGCGGCCGGAGCCGCTGAAGTATCTGGCGCCGGGATGGAGATTTGCCATGACAAAGTTACTGCCTC
It encodes the following:
- a CDS encoding M55 family metallopeptidase, with amino-acid sequence MPKNKKKKIYIVTDLEGISGVLTFTDTGRDTNRSGPRYEAARLLLTEDVNAAVQGALDGGAGEIIVNDGHGGGSNFVMANLHPGARYFSGSGRIKALDGLDESTDAVMLVGFHAMSGTRGAVMDHTQSSAVWHRYFLNGIEMGEIGQMSVIAGHFNAPVICVTGDLAATLEAKALLGDIETAAVKEGRSRTSAICLAPKKARELIRAAAKCSLGKIGKIKPYKIKTPVEIKLECATTDAADSREKGGAERLDGFTVRRVVSSALDIMKI